In the genome of Candidatus Ornithobacterium hominis, the window CCCATTGCCAATCGGTAATCAAATCCCAATCCTCCATCTTTCACAGAGCGGCAAATCCCAGGCATCCCGCTCATATCCTCTGCAATGGAAATTATATTGGGGTTGATTTCATGAATCAAATCATTCCCAAGCTGAAGGTAAATCACAGCGTCATTGTTAACATGCTCAAAATACTGATGATATTCTGTGAAGGCCGTTAAACCATGGTGGTGATAGAGCATGCTTGTTACTCCATCAAACCGAAAGCCATCAAAGTGAAATTCCTCCATCCAGTAGCGTAGGTTGGAAGCTAAAAATCGCTTGACTTCTAGTTTGGCATAATCAAAAATGGCTGAATCCCACTCTGGGTGATGGCCCGTGAAATACAAAGACGTCCCGTCAAATTCAATTAATCCTTCATTTCTATTTTTAACACTATGACTGTGAATTACATCCAAAATCACAGCTAGCCCCATCTCATGTGCTTTGTTGATAAGGTAGCGTAAATCATCTGGTTTGCCAAAACGGCAAGAAGGCGCGAAAAAGTTAGAAACTTGGTAGCCATAAGAGCCATAATAGGGATGCTCCTGTATTGCCATGAGCTGAACTGTGTTGTACCCCAAATTTTTGATGCGAGGTAAGATTTTATCAGCAAAATCTCGGTAGCTACCCACTTCTTCTTTTTCGGTAGCCATGCCAATGTGTGCTTCGTAAATCAGAGGTGTTTCAATTTTTTGTTTTCGGAAATTTTCGTCTGTCCATTTAAAGGTATTAAACCCACTGAAAACCCCATTAAAATTATGATTTTCATCCTCAGAAGTTTCTCTGATGTAAGCTGGAATCCTATCGAGTGCGCCATTGTCTGCAATTACATGAATTTTAACTTCAGACCCAGCCACGAGCTTATCTTTGTACTCCACATCTGGCAAGAAAATTTCCCAAACGCCAAAGTTTCCTCTCTTGAGCGGGTGTGAACTTCTATTCCAATCATTAAAATCACCAATCAAAAAAACTTGATGTGCGTGCGGAAGCCATTCACGAAACCACCATCCTTTATTTTTCTCATCATAATTGAAACTAAAAGTCAGATGTGCATTGGCAAAATTATAAAGCGTCCCAAAATGCTTTTCAATATAATCTTTGGTGTTTTGATACCACTCAATCCGATTAATGAGTTGGCGTTCATAATTTTTTAAATACGGATCTTCCTGAATGATTTTTAGCTGATGCATAATACCCCCTGATTTTACTTACAAATTTAGATGAATTTAATGAGAATTTTTTAATAAAAAAAATATTTAAATGCATTAAAATTTATAACCCAAGATGTATTATAAAAAAAAGTTGCTCAAAAATCTGGAAGTTTATATATTTAATTGATCTTCAGGTGTCTAAATATTATGAATATAATGATAATATAAATGTAATATGAAAAATAAAGCCCAACACTTATGTGCTAGGCTTCTGCGATCCGGACGGGATTCGAACCCGCGACCACCTGCGTGACAGGCAGGTATTCTAACCAGCTGAACTACCGGATCAATATTTTTTATTTCTTGTTAAGAACTTTTTTAAATCAACTTCATTGTTGATTGCGGATGCAAATATAAAACCTTTTTTTTTGTTTACAAATGTTTTTCGGGTTTTTTTTTCATTTTCATGGATTTTTTTATAAATCGTTGTAAACGAAATCATTATCTGCTTAGTGATTCAAAATTATTTTAGCTGACTTGGGTAATTTAGGTTTAAATTATAATCCGCAAAACAAAATGGACAAAAATTTAAAACGGAAAGTGCAAAAATTTTTTAAGCCTTAAAAAAAGTAGTGAAAATCTATTTTAGTCGTTTGATTTCAGCATTGAAGACTTCTTCAAAATATTGTACAACTTTTAATTTTACTTCTACCATATTTACTTCTTTGTTTAATTCCCGTTGCAGAGAAGTCACTGCTTTGTCTTTGATGCCACAAGGGACGATGTATTCAAAATAACGTAAATCAGTATTCACGTTTAGGGCAAATCCGTGCATCGTGACCCAGCGAGAGGCTTTTACTCCCATGGCACAAATTTTCCGGGCGAAGGGTTTCCCGACATCTAGCCAAACGCCAGTTTCACCTTTTGATCTCTCACCTTTTAGTCCATAATCGGCCAAGGTTTTGATGATAATTTCTTCTAAATTACGTAAATACCAGTGAATATCAGTCTGGAAGTTGTCTAAATCTAAAATCGGATACCCCACCAATTGCTCTGGGCCGTGGTAGGTAATATCTCCGCCACGATTTGTTTTCACGTAGGTAGCATTGATTTCGTTCAGTTTTTTTTGATTGATTAGCAAATGATGTTCATCTCCGCTTTTTCCCAGTGTATAGACATGCGAGTGTTCTAAGAAAAAAAGATAGTTGGGCGTTTGGATTTTTTGCATTTTTTCTGCTAAGTCTTGTTTTTTAGCTTCATCCTTTTCTGCTGAATAAGCTCGTTCCAGTTGTCGGAAGCTCATCTTTAAATCTACAATTTCACTCAAGATTTTTTCTTGAAAATCCCAAGTTTCTTGATAGGCTTGGTGGGCTCCCAAATCACGAAATTCTATGATTTTATTTTGACTTTTCTTCATCATTGTTCTATTCTTAAGATTTCTTTGGCTAAATCAATCATTTTTTGATTTCCCGTGTGTTTACCTTTTTCGTCAGATAATTTTAGGGTATCCACCCACTCGTTGTCGCTGGTCAGTACTTGGGTTAATTTGATGACAATATTCATTGGGCGAAGACCGACATCATTGGTTAAATTAGTTCCGATACCAAAAGAAATGCCAATTTTGTCTTTAGTTGCATGGGTGATGGATTCGACTTTCTCTGGGTTTAATCCGTCTGAAAAGATAATGTATTTAAAATGAGGATTAATGCCTAAATGCTTATAATGTTCTATGGTTTTATTTGCAAATTCTATCGGGTCTCCGCTATCGTGACGTACACCATCAAAAAGTTTACTGAATTTTTTATCAAATTGTTTGAAGAAAACCTCTGTTGTATAAGTGTCTGAAAGCGCAACACCCAAATCTCCACGGTAAACATCTACCCAATGTTCCAGCGCCATTGTATTAGACATCTTGAAGCCATATTCTGCTGCATGAAACATAAACCATTCATGTGCGTGAGTTCCAATCGGTTTTGTGTTGTAAAGCATTGCCATGTGAACATTACTCGAGCCGATGAAACTTTTGCCATTGAAGGTTTCTAGGGTGTGAACAACCAAACGGTGAGCGTGGTAAGAATGGCGGCGGCGAGTACCAAATTCAGCGAAGCGAACGTCTAAATCGTTGAATAGTTTAACTTTATCTAAGGTATTTTTTATAATTTTCTCATCATCCCAGCTGGTTTGTTCAGTTGCTTTGTAGTATAATTCTGAAATCAATGAAAGCAAAGGAACTTCCCACAAGATTGTTCTGTACCAGAAACCTTCCACCTTCACTTCCAAGTCGTTACCATTTTGCTTGATGTGCACCTCAGATGGGTCGTAGCGGTAACCTTCTAGAAAATCTATGTAAGCTGGGTTCAAATACGGGCAAGTGCGAATGATGAAATGCTTCTCATCTTTTGTCAACTGTAGCTGTGCCATATTATCTACCGCTTCTCTCAGTAATTTATCAAAACCTTGTGGGAACTCATGTTTCCCACGGTTGATGAATTTATACTTTGCCTTCACATTTGGGAAGAGCTTCACCACAGCACATTGCATTGTAAATTTATAAAAATCGTTATCTAAGATTGAATTAAAAATGCGAGTATTGATTCCCATAAAGATTTTTTTTAGCAGAAATTTAATCTCAAAATTAATTCTATTATCTTTGAACACAAAGAAAAAAGCATGAACTTTATTTTAGCCAGCACTTCCACGATGTTTGGGCAAGATTATTTAGCTTATCTCTCGACTGCACTAGAAGAGTTATTATCTGATATAGAGGAGGTTATATTTATTCCTTTTGCTCGCCCTTTGGGAATCTCTTATGATGAGTACACAAAAACGGCTGCAAAATTTTTTCAAGGCTTAGAAAAAAAAGTAAAAGGATTGCATGAATTTCAAAATCCTGTAGAGACTTTACAAAATGCTGAAGCTATTTTTACTGGGGGAGGCAATACCTTCTTATTGCTCAAAACTTTGTATGAATTAAATTTAATGGAAACTTTACGCCAGAAAATTCAAGACAAAACGCCTTATCTAGGCACAAGTGCTGGCAGTAATATTGCGGGGCAAAACATCAAAACTACGAATGATATGCCAATAGTTCACCCACCAAGTTTTGAAGCACTGAAGATTATCCCGTTCAACATCAACCCACATTATCTAGACCCCGACCCAAACTCTACGCACAATGGCGAAACGCGTGAAGTCCGTATATTGGAATTTCTTAGCCAAAACGAAACCCCAGTCATTGGGCTGCGAGAAGGCTCATGGATACGCGGAGTGGGAGAGGAGCTACATTTGAAGGGTAAATTCTCGGCACGAATTTTTCTGAGAAATCAAAAGCCTTATGAAATTGAAACAGAAAGTGACTTGAAATTTCTAAAGGCTTAAAAAAATTGAAACATTTATATTAAATAAAATTAGTTCTAAAATGAATTTTCACAAAAATAAATTTAGTGGTATGAAAAATGTTTTTTTCACCTTAATTCTATTGGGTTCTTTCTTGAGCGCTCAGCAAAAGGAATTAAGTATTTCAGATGCGGTTATGGGCTACTACAATGGGCTTTACCCTCTTGGTGTGGAAAACCTGAATTGGGTACAGAACTCAAATCGCTATTACTACACTGATGATGATAAATTAATCATCGTAGATGCGGATAAGGAAAATCCGAATAATAAAGAAATCACTTTAGCAGAATTTCAGAAGCGATTCCCGAAATTGAACAGAATTCCGAGTATGAAAAATTTTGATGAAGAAAATTTCACCATACAGAGTGGGGAGTTTCTCTCTGTCATTAATTTAAACAATGGGCAATCACAAACGATAAATTTAAGCCAAAATTATGAAAACGTAGACTTTAGCCCAAAATCAAAAGCAGTAGCCTTCACGGTAGATAATGGTTTATACATTAAAAAGTTTGATAATCAAACTTTGGTTGTAAAAGAAAATAAAGATAAAAATATCATCAGCGGGCAAGCGATTCATCGCAGTGAATATGGAATTCATAAAGGGACATTTTGGTCCCCTGAGGGGAACTACTTAGCCTTTTATGAGAAAGATGAAACTCAAGTGACTGATTACCCGTTGGTAGACATTGATACAACGCCTGCGCGTCTCAAAAACATTAAGTACCCGATGGCAGGGCAAGGCAGCGAAAAGGCGAAAGTTGGAATTTATGATTTGAAGAATAAAAAATTAATCTACCTAGACATCAATACCGAAGATGAACATTATTTGACGAATTTAGGCTGGTCACCAGATGAAAAACACATTTTATTGGCTGAAATTAATCGAGCAACCACGCGTTTTGATTTTAATTTATACGATGCTAAATCGGGGAAAAAAATCAGAACTATTTTCTCTGAAGAAAATGAACGCTGGGTAGAGCCAGAGCATACTTCATTCTTTATCCCTAGCAGGAAAAATGAATTTCTCTTCATCAGTCAGCGAGATGGGTTCAACAATATCTATCACTACAATATCAATGGGAAACTAATTCAGCAATTAACCAAAGTTAAATGGGTAATTAAAGATATTTTAGGTTTCAACGGGAATGAAGTCATCTTTGAAGGAACGGGAGAAGACGGAAGAGAAAATCATATTTATAAAGTAAATTTAAAGAGTAAAAAAATTACAAACCTCACGCCCGAAACAGGAACTCATCAAGCCGTGCTCAACGATAACGGAACGTATCTGATTGATAGCTATTCCAGTTACGATGTTGCTGGCATCACTCAGATTGTAAATGTGAAAACAGGAGCTAGAAAGGTTATAAATCAAGCTGAAAATCCGCTAAAAGAGTATAAATTAGGAGAAATCGACCCAGTGGAGATTTTAGCCGCAGACGGGAAAACGAAGCTTTATGCTAATTTAATCAAACCTGCCAATTTTGATGAAAATAAGAAATATCCTGTCCTAGTTTATGTCTATGGTGGGCCGCACGCACAGCTGGTAACCAATTCATTTTTAGGCGGAACGGACATGTGGTTTTCTGCTTTTGCGACACAAGAAGATTATTTAGTATTTACATTAGACAATAGAGGTTCAGCTTATCGAGGTTTTGAATTTGAGAGTGTCATTCATCGTCAATTGGGCGAAAATGAAATTCAAGATCAAATGAAAGGAGTAGAATATTTGAAATCACTCAAATATGTGGATTCCAGCCGAATGGCTATCTATGGTTGGAGTTTTGGAGGATTCATGGCGAGCAGTCTGATGCTGAAGAAGCCAGGCGTTTTCACAACAGGCGTTGCAGGAGGGCCAGTCACAGACTGGAGCTTGTATGAAGTGATGTATGGTGAACGCTATATGGATACGCCGCAAGAAAATCCTGAAGGCTATCAAAACTCCAATTTGACCAATCATATCACAAACTTAAAAGGGAAATTAATGCTAATTACTGGCAGTATAGATAATGTAGTGGTGCCTCAGCATAGCCTACGTATGATGCAAGAAGCCGTGACAAAAAATATCCCGATTGACTTCTTTGAATACCCTATGCATGAGCATAATGTGTATGGCTATGATAGAATTCACTTGATAGAAAAAATTGCAAGCTACATTACGACAAACAATCAATAAAATTTTCTAAGGCTTAAAAAAAAATAATAACAGGAGCAAGTGTTTTTTACTTGAAATCAGGTAATACACTATAATTCACGGTAGATTATGGAAGAGAAAATTCAATGTGAAAAAGTGGGGTGTTTATTGCCATTCTTTTTTTTAACTTTGTATTCTCAAAAATTGATAAAATGCGGAATGCTGTAATTACTGGCTCAGGACATTTTTTGCCCGAAAACATTATTGAAAACGATTATTTTTTAAATCATACATTTTTTGATGAAAAAGGTGAGAAAATTCAAAAATCTAATCAAGAGACAATTCAAAAATTTGAAGAAATTACCGAAATTAAATCGAGAAGATATGCAGAACCAGAGCTTCAAAACTCAGATATGGCTGCCATTGCAGGTGGCAGAGCACTGCAGGACGCTGGTGTAGATAAAGAAACGCTTGACTACGTCATTGTAGCATCAAACTATGGCAATATTTCTCACGGGCAAGGCCTAGCGGATGTCATGCCCAGTATGTCGGCAAGAGTAAAAAACAAATTAGGCATCAAAAATAATGCGTGCAGACCTTATGATATGACTTTTGGTTGCCCAGGATTCAACGAAGCACTGATTTTAGCCACGCAATTCATCAAAGCTGGCTTAGCAGAGAAGATTTTAGTTATAGGATCTGATATGATTTCTCGTGCTGTTGACCCATATGACCGCACCGCTATGATTTTTGCTGATGGTGCTGGTGCCGTCATTTTAGAAAACAAAAAAAGCGACCAAGAATGTGGTGTTCTTCATTATTTGACAATATCAGACAACTTGGAAGAATTGGATTATTTGACCAACGGCCCCTCTCTCAATACCGAGTACAAAGGCGCCTCCAAGAGTGTAAGCATGAAGGGAAGAAAAGTCTATGAGTATGCACTGAAAAAAGTTCCAGCAGCGATGCACCGTTTGATAGAACAAGCTGGGGTTGATGTAAAAGAAATCAAAAAAATTCTTTTGCACCAAGCCAATGCTAAAATGGATCACGCTATGGTGAAGCGTTTTTATAAACTAAACGGCATCTCAGACGCTCCAAAAGATATTGCGCCAATGACGGTTCAAGATTTTGGTAATAGCTCCGTAGCTACTGTGCCTACGATGTTTGATTTGGTAAGAAAAAATCAATTGGGGAATCACCAGTTTTACCCTGATGATAAAATTATTTTAGCAAGCGTTGGTGCAGGAATGAATATCAATGCTTTACTTTATCACTTCCCAGCAGAATGATTTTTATCAGGACTTTCATCATCCCGCTCATCGTCCTTCTTACGCTGACGGATATGGTGTTTTTTCGATTTCTCATGCATTTATCTCACGGGATGAATATGAAAATCTATTTTTGGATTCTGATTTTAGCTATTGAATTTTATAGCTATCAAGCTTTTAGGACTCTTCACCAGAGCTCGCGGGGTTTAGCCATTTATATCGCATTTCATTTATTACTCTATGGAACTTTGATTTACTTCCAAATTTCGACATCAAGCGGATTCTCATCATCTAATTTTAAGAAAACCATTATTTTGCTAAGCTTGGTGATTGTGCCAAAAATATTTCTAGCCATAGCATTGGTTCTCGAAGATTTATTCAGAATTGGACTTTATCTCACGCAACAACTTCAATCAAATTCCGTCGAAAAAAATATCTCAGGAAGAAGAAAAGCCGTCTCTTGGTTGGCAATCGGTATTGCGAGCATTCCATTTTTAGGCGTTCTGCATGGTATATTCATTGGGAAATACAATTATCATATAATCCGTAAGAAAATCAAGATTAAGAATTTACCCTCAGAATTTGAAGGCTTTAAAATTACTCAAATATCAGATTTTCATGCTGGGAGCTTTGATAATTTAAAAAAAGTAGAGTATGGGATTGATTTAATTACAGAAACCAATCCCGATGTCTTAGTCTTCACGGGAGATATGGTCAACAACTATTACAAAGAAGTTGAGCCGATTTTGCCCATTCTGAAGAAACTTAATGCCAAAGAAGGCATGTTCTCAGTTTTGGGAAATCACGACTACGGAGATTATGGCAAGCTTACCGAAGCAGAGAAAAAGGAAAGCATTCAAGGCTTACAAAATTTCCAGCGAGAGATGGGCTTTTTACCTCTGAACAACGAAATGAAAAGCATCGAAAAAAATGGAAAAAAACTCAATATCATTGGCGTAGAAAACTGGGGCAACGCCGATTATTTCCCCAAAAAAGGTGATTTGAAAAAAGCAACTCAAGCCGTGCAAGAAG includes:
- a CDS encoding alpha amylase C-terminal domain-containing protein, whose product is MHQLKIIQEDPYLKNYERQLINRIEWYQNTKDYIEKHFGTLYNFANAHLTFSFNYDEKNKGWWFREWLPHAHQVFLIGDFNDWNRSSHPLKRGNFGVWEIFLPDVEYKDKLVAGSEVKIHVIADNGALDRIPAYIRETSEDENHNFNGVFSGFNTFKWTDENFRKQKIETPLIYEAHIGMATEKEEVGSYRDFADKILPRIKNLGYNTVQLMAIQEHPYYGSYGYQVSNFFAPSCRFGKPDDLRYLINKAHEMGLAVILDVIHSHSVKNRNEGLIEFDGTSLYFTGHHPEWDSAIFDYAKLEVKRFLASNLRYWMEEFHFDGFRFDGVTSMLYHHHGLTAFTEYHQYFEHVNNDAVIYLQLGNDLIHEINPNIISIAEDMSGMPGICRSVKDGGLGFDYRLAMGIPDFWYNLLENKSDEQWHMGDLYWRLTNRRLNEKNIAYAESHDQAMVGDKTLAFWLMDKEMYTAMEKSQENIIIDRGIALHKMIRLITATLGGEAYLNFMGNEFGHPEWIDFPREGNNWSYHYARRQWSLAEDKNLKYEFLLNFDQKLIDFIKKTALLNQKDDYKILENNENKILVFSKGSHLFAFNFGTESFSDFAIPLKEKGNYKICLSTDDEPFGGFERIDKDLVYKTQKNNDLLIYLPSRTALVFEKK
- the lipB gene encoding lipoyl(octanoyl) transferase LipB; the encoded protein is MKKSQNKIIEFRDLGAHQAYQETWDFQEKILSEIVDLKMSFRQLERAYSAEKDEAKKQDLAEKMQKIQTPNYLFFLEHSHVYTLGKSGDEHHLLINQKKLNEINATYVKTNRGGDITYHGPEQLVGYPILDLDNFQTDIHWYLRNLEEIIIKTLADYGLKGERSKGETGVWLDVGKPFARKICAMGVKASRWVTMHGFALNVNTDLRYFEYIVPCGIKDKAVTSLQRELNKEVNMVEVKLKVVQYFEEVFNAEIKRLK
- the pncB gene encoding nicotinate phosphoribosyltransferase, which produces MGINTRIFNSILDNDFYKFTMQCAVVKLFPNVKAKYKFINRGKHEFPQGFDKLLREAVDNMAQLQLTKDEKHFIIRTCPYLNPAYIDFLEGYRYDPSEVHIKQNGNDLEVKVEGFWYRTILWEVPLLSLISELYYKATEQTSWDDEKIIKNTLDKVKLFNDLDVRFAEFGTRRRHSYHAHRLVVHTLETFNGKSFIGSSNVHMAMLYNTKPIGTHAHEWFMFHAAEYGFKMSNTMALEHWVDVYRGDLGVALSDTYTTEVFFKQFDKKFSKLFDGVRHDSGDPIEFANKTIEHYKHLGINPHFKYIIFSDGLNPEKVESITHATKDKIGISFGIGTNLTNDVGLRPMNIVIKLTQVLTSDNEWVDTLKLSDEKGKHTGNQKMIDLAKEILRIEQ
- the pepE gene encoding dipeptidase PepE codes for the protein MNFILASTSTMFGQDYLAYLSTALEELLSDIEEVIFIPFARPLGISYDEYTKTAAKFFQGLEKKVKGLHEFQNPVETLQNAEAIFTGGGNTFLLLKTLYELNLMETLRQKIQDKTPYLGTSAGSNIAGQNIKTTNDMPIVHPPSFEALKIIPFNINPHYLDPDPNSTHNGETREVRILEFLSQNETPVIGLREGSWIRGVGEELHLKGKFSARIFLRNQKPYEIETESDLKFLKA
- a CDS encoding S9 family peptidase; the protein is MKNVFFTLILLGSFLSAQQKELSISDAVMGYYNGLYPLGVENLNWVQNSNRYYYTDDDKLIIVDADKENPNNKEITLAEFQKRFPKLNRIPSMKNFDEENFTIQSGEFLSVINLNNGQSQTINLSQNYENVDFSPKSKAVAFTVDNGLYIKKFDNQTLVVKENKDKNIISGQAIHRSEYGIHKGTFWSPEGNYLAFYEKDETQVTDYPLVDIDTTPARLKNIKYPMAGQGSEKAKVGIYDLKNKKLIYLDINTEDEHYLTNLGWSPDEKHILLAEINRATTRFDFNLYDAKSGKKIRTIFSEENERWVEPEHTSFFIPSRKNEFLFISQRDGFNNIYHYNINGKLIQQLTKVKWVIKDILGFNGNEVIFEGTGEDGRENHIYKVNLKSKKITNLTPETGTHQAVLNDNGTYLIDSYSSYDVAGITQIVNVKTGARKVINQAENPLKEYKLGEIDPVEILAADGKTKLYANLIKPANFDENKKYPVLVYVYGGPHAQLVTNSFLGGTDMWFSAFATQEDYLVFTLDNRGSAYRGFEFESVIHRQLGENEIQDQMKGVEYLKSLKYVDSSRMAIYGWSFGGFMASSLMLKKPGVFTTGVAGGPVTDWSLYEVMYGERYMDTPQENPEGYQNSNLTNHITNLKGKLMLITGSIDNVVVPQHSLRMMQEAVTKNIPIDFFEYPMHEHNVYGYDRIHLIEKIASYITTNNQ
- a CDS encoding 3-oxoacyl-ACP synthase III family protein, whose protein sequence is MRNAVITGSGHFLPENIIENDYFLNHTFFDEKGEKIQKSNQETIQKFEEITEIKSRRYAEPELQNSDMAAIAGGRALQDAGVDKETLDYVIVASNYGNISHGQGLADVMPSMSARVKNKLGIKNNACRPYDMTFGCPGFNEALILATQFIKAGLAEKILVIGSDMISRAVDPYDRTAMIFADGAGAVILENKKSDQECGVLHYLTISDNLEELDYLTNGPSLNTEYKGASKSVSMKGRKVYEYALKKVPAAMHRLIEQAGVDVKEIKKILLHQANAKMDHAMVKRFYKLNGISDAPKDIAPMTVQDFGNSSVATVPTMFDLVRKNQLGNHQFYPDDKIILASVGAGMNINALLYHFPAE
- a CDS encoding metallophosphoesterase, which encodes MIFIRTFIIPLIVLLTLTDMVFFRFLMHLSHGMNMKIYFWILILAIEFYSYQAFRTLHQSSRGLAIYIAFHLLLYGTLIYFQISTSSGFSSSNFKKTIILLSLVIVPKIFLAIALVLEDLFRIGLYLTQQLQSNSVEKNISGRRKAVSWLAIGIASIPFLGVLHGIFIGKYNYHIIRKKIKIKNLPSEFEGFKITQISDFHAGSFDNLKKVEYGIDLITETNPDVLVFTGDMVNNYYKEVEPILPILKKLNAKEGMFSVLGNHDYGDYGKLTEAEKKESIQGLQNFQREMGFLPLNNEMKSIEKNGKKLNIIGVENWGNADYFPKKGDLKKATQAVQEDDINILLSHDPSHFDHDLPGHDNVIQFEKMLHLTLSGHTHGMQFGIEIPGLIRWSPVKYRYHNWAGWYEKNGRQLYVNRGFGYLAFPGRVGIWPEITVLELTKA